The Callospermophilus lateralis isolate mCalLat2 chromosome X, mCalLat2.hap1, whole genome shotgun sequence genome contains the following window.
TGGGCCACTTTTGGTTTATGCTTGAGGAAACTATGTCCATCAGCTTTTCATTACtatgaacaaaatacctgagaagaacaacatagaggagaaaatgtttatttggggctcatggtttcagagatttggaGCTTGGCTCCAGGACAGAAACATGATATAACAGTATAACCAAGGAAAGTTGTGCAGCTCATGACAGCTGtgaagcagagaggaagagaagagagCCTGAGACAAGATGAAATCCAAAGGCATGTCCCAAATAACCTTTTTTCATTCAGTCACataccacctgcctatagttaccacccaggatTTTATTTGGGCTTTTAATCCATTAAATGGATTACTACATTGATGAGGATACAGCTCTCATCATTTAATCatgtcacctctgaacattcctgaaaTAAATAACTCATGAGCTTTTCAGAGGATATTACATatgaaaacttaacaccaaactaACTGTTGGAGCCCTTTCAAAATCTTAAAGATACAATATTAAAATAACAGTCTTTGCTTATACAGCTTGTAGCAATAAATTCAACCTTATCAAACTTCATGCTCTTCTCATCATTATGCCATACTTTCACAATTTGGATGTTTGgtacccccaaaagctcatgtgtgagattaaaatgttcaaaggtgaaatgattatatTATGAGAAGTAtaatctaatcagtggattaatataCCAATATGAATTAGCTAAGTGGTAACTATACAtgtgtagggtgtgactggagtaaATTGATCACTGGAGATTAtgcctttggagtttatattttgtccttggtaagTGGAAGtctctctcttgccttcctggctTTCATGTTCCaagctgctttcctctaccacatcctTCTGTCATGGAATTATACCTCATCTTTAGTTATGGAGTCAGTCAACCATGGACCAAAACTCTGAAATTAAGTTAATTAGCCTATTAATTAATTAGTAGACCAAACCTTTATAAAATAATCCTTccttcctctaattgttcttgtcaggtattttggtcacactaATACAAAGGTGACTAAAACACACATCCTTAGTATTTATTCCAAGACATATTTTCCAGACTCAACTAAGAATTAGAAAACTGATATATGGAGTCTAGTACACCTTCTAGTGGTTCATATTATATACTTTAACTTTAGGAGCCTTCTAGAATTGGATCTCATGTCAAGTCCGTAATTTAAAAAGTATGTGTGGAACAGGAGGGTCCGAAGGAGACTCAGAATTATTTCTTAAGGCAACTACTTCAGAGGAGGCCAATAAATCTTTCCTCAGGCAAATCAGAATTAATCTTTCCAAATAAGAGGTGATAAGATTTAAATGAGCAAGTAGATGAGCTACTTCCACTGGGGCATGAAGAGATCTCTCCCTCTGGCAAAGAGGATTCATCAGAATTCAGAGATTTATATCCCAGTTTCATAATTCTCTCCCCATATCTCTATTGTAACTTTCACATCCCACTTATTTTAATCACTTTGACAGTAGATAACCTACAACACTAGGAGTTCAATTTACACTATAATTGTTAGGTTGGTGGCGGTGACTTGGAGGAAAGCAACCTCAATCAGGCGCCAACAGAAACGCCTGTCAATCAGTGAGATCTACTCTCAATCAGCAGGgtcccctggccaatcctggagttcagccaactcccctgaccaactccaaagGGACAAGGGACTCTACAAACACCTTTTCCTGttccaagcccttcccttcctgcagtaagcccccataaaagtccagtccaGTCAAGCTTCCATgcagtttctcctcagacccttctcctATCCACTCTGTCGGTCTTTTTGAGTTGCACCTGGAAGTGATATCTCACTAAAGACTAGTTCGGTGGCCtctttaaatctgcctccttttgtcGCTGCCCACCTCGCCTGATCTTACAATAATTAAGCCATTCGCAAAACAAGAGTCTCAATTTGTTTTTTAGCAATCCTAGTCCTGTGGCTACAGgacataaatttcttttttaggTCACATCAAAACGTTCAGCTCATTTATACAGCACCAAATCAGGGAGTTAAAATCCCTGAACTTACCTTTTGTTAAATGCCATTAGGATAAACTAACCAGTTTTAGTATAACAGATTCGTTTGACAAAAATGTTCTAAAGTACCTGGATGTGGTGGcagacacctataatctcaggtatttagaaggctgaggcaggggaagatcacaagttcaatgtcagcttgggcaatttagcaaaaccctatcacaaaacaaaataagaaggGCTAGGGACATAATTCAgagatagagcacccctgggtttcatCTCCAGTAATGAAAAACATATATTCTGAAGTGGTAAGCAGCAGTTAGCTATGGACATGGGATAGTAAGTATTAACATGGAAGGGCTATGGTAAATGCTACACATGGGTTGATAACCAAGTTCCTATACTGCATGGAACAAATGGTCTTTAAGACATGGGAGagggtttggggatgtggctcaagcagtagttcgctcgcctggcatgcatgcagcctgggttcgatcatcagcaccacatacaaataaagatgtcgtgtccaccgaaaacaaaataaataaataaataaatatttaaaaaattctctctctctctctctctctctctctctctctctctctctcttaaaaaaaaaaaagacatggggggctggggatgtggctcaagcggtagtgcgctcgcctggcatgcgtgcggcccgggttcgatcctcagcaccacatacaaacaaagatgttgtgtctgccgagaactaaaaaataaatgttaaaattctctctctctctctccctctctcattctctcttaaaaaaaaaaaaagacatgggaGATAAGTAGCGTCAAAGGGAGAATCCAGACTTTTAGACTCAGGAGAAAAGATGGCAGTAAGAGTTCCCTTCCAGTCAGTAAAAATATGGCTAGTTCTGACCAGTCTAGGTGACTGAAAATTGCCTTTTCCTTATTATAATGTCATTTACATCTCATTGAAATTGAGCTTTGCTTCTTTCATGGGCTTTACTTGGGCTATTATGGGTAATGAGCATGTGTATTGCCAAAATAGTTACATAATTAGGACAGGTAAATAGTAGGTTGAATACAGTTACTCTGGGTGTTTAAAACTCAATTATAGGGATCAAAGAAACACAGGGCCAATTCTTCTTTTGTAGGGTCTGTCCACTCTTTCTCACCTTCACTTTGCTTATAGGAGAGTGTACTTTGACTAGAAAGCCAAGTCTAGAAACCCCAGAATCATCTCATGATACTCGTGTCTAAAATCATGTTCCTCTAGAACCACTCTTGATACCAAAATCtgtgttagagttctccaaagggtaaaaaacacaatacaatagtaggagacacatacataaacacacactcagagaagtattagccTTTTTGTCTTATTCAGGTATTCAATTGATGGTATTATGCCCACCCACATTAGGGAGGACAATCTGTTAACTCACTTTATTGGTATAACTTTAAATCTCATCCAGATATACCCTCAAAGACACATCTAGAATAAATTTTACTCAGTGCCTGCCCACCTCTTTACTCAGTCACATTGACACATATAATTGATCATATAGGGTGAGTAGTGTTGTAGCATTGTTATTTGTAATAGGGAATAAAGGTCCTGTTGTAAGTCATGCCTCAAATTCTGAAAGTGACTTTCCAATTGAGTAATAGGTTGAGGTTGGGAGAATTTTAGAGGGCatgtgaaattcatctggaaaaagaagagacccagaatagctaaagcaattctaagcaggaagagtgaaacaggtggtatcactataccagaccttaaactatactacagagcaattgtaacaaaaacagcatggtactggcaccaaaacaggatgaatggatttaaaaaagtggcatttatacacaatggaatattactcagcaataaaaaagaataagatcttggcatttgcagggaaatgggtggcattagagaagattaggctaagtgaagttagccaatcctcaaaaaacaaatgccaaatgtcttctctgatataaggggggtgacataAAATGGAGTTGGGAGcgagagcaagggaggaagattacctctagatagggaataggggtgggagggaaagggagggaaaaggggaaTTGTATGGATGATGAAAGGAGactctcatcattatacaaaatacatttatgaagatgtgaatttggtgtcaatataccttatatataatcagagagatgataaattatgatataatggtgtattaagaattgtaatgcaaaaataaataaataaactctaaATTGTATTAAAAGTATTACtggatagatatatatatatatatatatatatatatatatatatatatatatatatatatacatatatatgtatacacacacacacacaaacacacatacacacacatacactataGGTCATTACAGTGAAGGAatagaaggaaatgaaaaataagatacagccaggcatggtggctcatgcttgtaatcccagtggctcaggaggataaggaaggaggatcctgagttcaaagccagcctcagcaaagtcaaggcactaagcaactcagtgagaccctatctctaaataaaatacaaaatagagctggggatgtggctcactggttaaatgcccctgaattcaatccccagtacaaaaaattaaaaaacaaacatatgTCACCATGAAATGAATTATGGTAGAAATATGATGTTAAAGACTCTTTTGGTGATATATCAGAACTAAATGGGTAGACTGATTTTGGACATCAGCAGAAAGATAATCTTTGCTTCAAAATAGCAGAACCCTTAGCTTGTATTCACCTATTGTGCTAAAGGATAAATTATAAAAGATTAATTTATACATTTAGTGAAATTTCCAAGTAATGTATACAATAAGCAGCCTGATTTATACATCCTACTTATAGCAAAATgtgagagtgaaaaataaattggGACTAGACCtgttaaataataagaaaaaactcatagaataatgatttttaaaaatactcagCTTGTACAGATATCATGCTCTGGAAATAGGGCAAAGTACATATAGTTTCTAATTCATGATTCAACTTACTAGTTTTTGACTTTGTGATTGTGAAAAAGTGAGAAACATTCAGAAGGTAGAAATTGTACAACAAACTTAGAAGTTTATTATTTTCTTGAGCTAGCAATATGTGGCATGGTACTAGTGAAATGCTGAACAGTGGCACCAACCCCTGCTTTTATTCAACCATATGACTAAATGGGTAAATAACCAATACTCTGCAGTATACTGTGTTGCAAATCAATGACATTTTTTTATAGGTAAGGTGTATTAAATACATTTTCAACTTATATTTTCAAGTTGCTATGGGTTTATGAGTATAAAACCCAATCATGTATTGAGTAGCATCTGCATACAGCTGCACAATCTTTCACTGAAGAGATTGGGCATGGAAGTCATGGATGCAATTAACCATGTCAGTAGAAGCCAAGAATACAGATGGGCTAATCCAGGTTGCATCTATGCAGAAGTTTATTGTGTACTAGTattgatcttcttgaccacaattttcgAGAATGTTGTCCTAGAAAAAAACACTGCAAGCTTGAACTGAAGGGGACAGAATTAGGACAAAATGAAACAAGGCCATCAGACTTCAGGGATTTGATAGGCAGAATtactcaggaagaaaacatgtgCATCTTTCAAGAAAAAGGAATAATGATCTTAAGGACAAAACCAGATGAGCAGGAAAAGTAGGGTTTGGTAAGGCCTTCTTGGGCCCAGAGAATGGTGTTGAGCAATAGAGTATTGTTTTAAGGACCATGAAAACAAATGGAATGTTCCCTGCTGGGTGTCACATTTGCTTGAGAACAAAGAATCCTTTATGTCTTTCATTTTCACCCTTTCATAGTGGATATGTCTATCCTATGCCAACAGCATTGTAGTGTACaagcagatttgtttcctagtttcACAAATGGAGATGAATTTTTTCACAATGTGAATGACACTCAAGAGTCTCTCTCATACCTGATTTATATGATTAAAATAATAAGGTTTGAATTTTTTAGTTGATTTTAAGATAAGATTTTGGAATTAGAGTTAATGCTGTAATTAAGAATTAAGGAGATGGTAGAACATGATGAATGTGTTTTGAACATGGTATACATATAAATTTTGGAAGGTAGTGGGAAATTGTACTGAGCTAACAAACTATAGATACAGTATTATATTAGATGTAACCACTATATCAGTGTTAAATTTACTGCTTTTATATGCCAGATAAAgtaatgttttcttttcctttcttcctccctcataCCATGTCCTGTCAGTATTTCTTTAAAGATTAAATTGACTTCAATTCCAAATTGAAATTTTGAAGGctttaaattttcataaaatatatttacCAAAACATTATCAAAGTTACTGTAAAATATATTATCTCAAACTTATAACTGCTAAAGTTGTGTGTACAAGAGACCATCTGTGTTAAGAAATACACATGAAGTACAGTCCTTAGCATGTGTAGCTTACTCTTAGAGGCAGGCAGAGAGAATAGAGATGAGGATCAAGCCAAAGCAGTAGCAACTGTGTTCAAGgcaggtgagtcaagtgagaggaAGGGCACATGCATTGAATTGATTGTACCCATTCTGGAAACTGAGTGGAAGGAAGCCTGCTATGGCCCACCTAGCCATCCTGGAGATCAAGCGATAGAGCAGAGCCTGGATGAGCCCTGCAGCAGCCCCCACCTTCCCCTCAAACACCTCAGACCCCGCTCCCTCCCtgctcctgcccctgcccctccGGAATAGCACTGGGCAACACTGCACAGCTCCATCAGGGCTGCCTCTGTGACCTCACAGAGCGGATCCCCTCCTGTTGCCAGGGCACCCCTGTGGGCTTCAGGAGCCAGAGGCAAGTGGCAGGCTACCCTGAACAGGAGCGTGGGCTACTCAGGGCAGTGGTGTCTTAAGGCATCCTGGCCTCCCTGCAGAGGAAGATTCAGCTCCAAAAAGCACGTCCACAAGGGCCCTGAACCACAGGTGTTCTGCAGAGCCTCAGGTGCAGGGGAATACCCCTTtccctctcctgtctcagccccacTCTAGGCTCCTGATCCGCGCGACTTAGATCCCTGGACCAGCCCCAGCACCTACAGACCTGCCATCTGCCCACTGCTATTCGCACCCCACGGTCGAAATCTTGGAAGCCCTCCACCAGACGCCAGCACCAGTGCCAAGCAGTGACTTCCCCGTGATGGCTCTGAAGCGCATTCACAAGGAGCTCCTTGACCTGGCTCGCGACCCCCCTGCCCAGTGTTCAGCAGGACCAGTGGGAGATGACATGTTCCGTTGGCAAGCTGCCATCATGGGGCCCAACGACAGTCCCTACCAGGGAGGGGTCTTTTTCCTGTCCATACATTTTCCATCTGATTATCCCTTCAAACCACCCAGGATCACGTTCATCACCCGAATTTACCACCCTAATATCAACAGAAGCGGAAACATTTGTCTAGACATCCTTAGATCTGAGTGGTCACCAGCGCTGACAATCTCTAAAGTGCTGCTGTCTATCTGCTCTATGTTGTGCGACCCTAATCCGGATGATCCTTTGGTTCCTGAAATTGCTAAGATCTATCTAAAGGACAGGAGAAAGTATGACAGAGTCGCTCAAGAGTGGACCGAAAAATATGCCATGTGAATTACAAATATAATGTCAATGCCAAAGTAATAAATCCAAAATTGGCAATTCAATTAAGTAGTGGTCTTTTGATTACTTTCTATGGAGTGAGGTCTTCCCTCTGGCCCCATCCTTCTGGGCACTCTTTGTACAGATTTCAAGTCTaggcacaaaggaaggggaggggcAGGGTTAGAGAGAGAAGGAGCAGGGAGGAAAGGAATATGGAaggatggggaggaggaggggagaggggaaagTGCTAAGTTGTTGGAAGATGTAGGGGGAGTAGGAAAGTGGAGATGCAAGAAAGAATATAAAACCTGCTTTAACTTAGTTTTGACCAAAGACATTTATTGGCTtaggattgggggaaaaaagatgaagagggtgtGGTTTTGGAATGAGAGAGCATTCCACCTCCACCTACCAGTGGGAAAACTATGGAGTcttatagaactaacaactaggaAACACTGATTGAAGATAGTTAAGCATCCATTTGATTCTGAAGAATTTATGCCTTCAGGTGTTTTGATTTTGATCATCAAGATTAATATTAACCCATATTCTTTATTTGGAGATCCATGTTCAACTGAAACAAAGATGAAAATGGATTAGGAGTGGCTCTAAATACAATATATTGATTCCATATTTCTACACCTCTCATGGCTTGTATCCCCACCCTTTATCGGGCTTTACCTTTCCCCATCATCTTGGTTGAACATGGCTTCTCTTGACTTACTTACTGGGCtttgtctttttttatttgtt
Protein-coding sequences here:
- the LOC143639147 gene encoding ubiquitin-conjugating enzyme E2 D2-like yields the protein MALKRIHKELLDLARDPPAQCSAGPVGDDMFRWQAAIMGPITFITRIYHPNINRSGNICLDILRSEWSPALTISKVLLSICSMLCDPNPDDPLVPEIAKIYLKDRRKYDRVAQEWTEKYAM